DNA from Vespa velutina chromosome 23, iVesVel2.1, whole genome shotgun sequence:
agagaatagtatATATTTGGAGTGAAATAATGGGTTTAAAGCCTCTTAAAAGCtatacgataaatacgatactgaagaagagacgaagagacaaaatatatatatatatatatatatatatatatatatatatatatatatatatgtatatatgtatatagagcAAGTGTGAGCGTATAACACCTTATCGAAAATCTAAATGTGAAGAACGGGAAGAGAGCACACGCCACCAAAGCGAACCCATTTCATTTCAACGGTGTTTCAATTTAGTCAACGCGTCGAAAGACTTTCCGGACGAGACTTTTATCGCGAAAAACTTTCCGTGCGGCCGGTTACCGGGGGATAATGAAACGACTAGTTGAAGAAAGTCGAGACTCACTGTCTCTTTGCGTTTccttgaaaaaaggaaagaaaggaaaacagagaaaaagagaaagggaaggaaaaaagtaaagggggaaaaaaaaaacaaagaaataagaaagaaagaaagaaaagtagaaagagaaaagaaaagtagaagttAGGTACGTcaatgtgaaagaaagaaagaaagaaagaaaaaaaagagagagagagagagagaaagagaaacggaaaaatatatctactaCTCTACGAAACCGCCCTTTCTTGATTAGCACTGTCCGTTTAAATCGACTAATcgactttttattatactaattgCTTACTCCCACTAccaacttttatatatatatatatatatatatatctttttctttttatctcgctCGACCCGCTTCTTTTGTCAACGTTTTCATAAATCGACGAACAAACAACCACCAAGCAAGCCCTCCGGGAATTCTCGTAATTTTTACGCCGATCGATCTGCTTTCTATCTAACCATTACGatctaattgaatttttattacattaattgcTCAAGGGAACTCACTCCCttagtttatttctttatttctgtttATACTTTACTTTACCCTTCTTCTTTGAATATAACCTTTCGTATTTTTCAAAGAACTCCGACGTTTCTGTTTATATTCCTTGATTGAAGAAGCATCCTTCACGCCCACTTTTCTATCACAAAGagaataaacaattattttttacttaccgatttctttcattcatcttcatataatatattcaggatttctctctctctctctctctctcgcgcgcgctcGCTCACActctgtaaaaaatatttctttgtagaaagaatatataaggtaataaaaagatagaacgattaacgaaacgatcgattcacgattaatattttatttagtatCTTGGATAAATTATTTCGGCTTGgtatgtaatatttacattaattttcacatattaagataaatatcGTCGGCGTGACGCACGATTGTCGTTACGGCGTAACgagagatctctctctctctctctctctctctctctctctctctgtctctttccctctctttctctctctctctctctctttcacacacacatacgcattctttttctctgtataatattttttctttatgtaaaAGAACGAATGTACTCAAATGATTTCATATCTTTCACATGTAAATTAATGTATCATCGAACGTATgatgtaaaaaagagaaagagagaaaaagagagaaaaagaaagagagagagagagagagagagagagagagagaaataaagagaaagagacaataaGAGAGAATGTGCGTTTAATTCGTGCGTCTCGCGAGTTCACGTGcacattattaaattatctcgGCGTCGAAAGGGACGATCATGGATTGAACGATCGTTACTATTATAGAAGTAAAGTGAAGGaagaacaacgacgacgacggcaacggcgacgatgatgatgacgacgacgaagacgacgacgacgatgacaaagacgaaaatgacgaaaacgacgacgacgacgacgagataATCAAAGTTTATTTTCACTGCACGTAAAATTACGGCGCTCGTTCAGTTCGCGTCCACATTTGTAACGTacatagtatatgtatatttctgaACATATGAGACGAACGTTTGtgtttatgtttatgtattttttttttttctattttttttttttttttacgtacgcAATGTACGCAAATGAATGTGTgtaatacatttatgtatttttctacGTACGCGATGTAcgtaaatggatatatatatatatatatatatatatatatatatatatatatatatatacatgtgtgtatgtgtgtgtgtacatgtaaTGAATGAAGATACGATGTATGTACTTGTGTGTATTGTTTATGTCCGTTCAAATAACgaatacttacatacataactATAGAATGTACGTACGAAGAAAACGATTGGCCGATCACGCACAACGAAAGATACTAACGAACTGCGCGAGCGTCTGTTCTAAAACGAGCGTCTATATGTTTAGAGCTCATTTCGAACTAGAAGCAACGTCTTccatcttttctctatttcgtcCTTTATACACAacatttttcatcttcttcctcttcttctaccttgtcttctatccttttcttcttctaccacttctttttcttcttcaatttctcgtaaaagagaaaagactgTCGTTCCGCCCGCACGATCCGTTCTGTACATTGttttgtagtagtagtagtagtagtagtagtagtagtagtagcagtagtaatagtagtagtaatagtagtagtaatagtaatagtagtggtggtagtagtagtaataatagtagtagtagtagtagtagtagtagtaatagtagtagtagcagtagtaatagtagtagtgacGTACTCCGTGTGCGGAAAACGTACCTTCCACTCTTAatatcctcttccttttctcgtaTTAGAAGTTTAAGAGTAAAACGTATCCTACTGTACCGATCCTAAGTCAATTCCAAAAAAACGAAGGATGATAGTTCGTCCGACTGCGAGAGCGCGTACGCGAACCGAATATCTTTTCGAGGGGAAACGATTGAAAAGaatcgagagaaaggaaattcttaagagatagagaattttctctatcgaaaaaaaaggagggagaCAGATAACAAAGGGAtcgagagagtgtgagagagagagagagagagagagagaaagaaagagagagagagagagagagaaagagatgtagTCTCGTagagagacaaaaatataCTACGAATAAAatcagaaatttttaaatcgattcgatcgaataagTAAAAAGAACTTATCgagaaatcaaaataaaagtcATCTTAAAATTCTCCTTCACAATGAATAAGGAGAACAATGTTTACattgttcttctctctttctctctctctctctctctctttctgtttctctttctttctctctatgctcttctctctttctctctctttctctctctctctctctctctctctctctgtctctttctctttctatgtctctatctctttctccctttttctttatctcgttCGTTCATATCTTTCGTTCGAAGGAAAGTCAATTGgctttatttatgttttccGTTGAATGACGATTAAATGACACGAATAAGTCTGACAGATAAAGGAGTCTGGAATCGTAACGACGGAACGCGCTCGAAAGTCCAAAGAGGATTGACGCTTATCGTCGGATTTTATAACGGGAGATCGTGCGGATCGGTCGACGAGTATGGCCATCACCGCGAAACGAGTTGGTGCCGGTGTTCCAACCGGCAAAACTTCCAAGTCGATGATTCACGTCGGGTAGAGGCTCGTGAAACTCGGTATCCTCCAGCTGACGGCCGCAAGTAGGGAAACCAGAAAGTTGCTCGCCAAAATTGCTGGACTGAGGTTCCTCCTGTCGCCACCGTGCATGGCTGCTGGCTTCTCCTCTTCTATAAAATGAGATTAGAAAGTTATCGGTTAGATTTTCAGAATCTATCCTTCCCTACTTTTCCGtccatgtatatacgtatgtatatatatatatatatatatatatatatatatatatatatatatatatatatgttctgtATTATTCGGATCGAAGGTTTTAGATCAGTGTTTCTCAATCTTAACTTTTTGTTATCGAATATCATctcaatgattataataattttgatgttACGTATGTTACGTTTTTATGCTGATAACAATCATAATTATGTTTcgtgaaattaattgaagatATCTTTGAAATGAGACTAatttacatgatatatataaagaaagagagaaagagagagagagagagagagatgaattttatttatatatgtcaatagtgataatttcatattcattAATGAGTGAGAACAACGAGAGAGTAGTGTAAGAGAACGAAAGGAGTAAAGTAACAAAAAACCTATGTATAAGCAAATATACAGTTTCAAAAGTctcttataattatacataatgcAACGTAATATCCTCATGATGGTGATTATTTTGATATCGATAATGCAATatgattttctaattttaccttaaaatattcaaattagcATTCCTCCCTGGATCATACCTTCCCACGTTGGGAAACACTGATATCTAGACTAACTTCTAGTAGACAAGGGATTCTCTAGTGAATTCCTTGATGGAAAATACGTTTTCAGATTGTTCATGTTCCTATCAAGTATTTCTCATTGGAAAATGATATCCAGGAATAATTCGACGATACCAGAATTAACGAAAATGTATAAAGGAATTAGACCTTAAggaatttcttccttttgacatagaaaatacattttaaacgAATTTCAAGCGACACCGAAGTAGTAATTCTCTTTCAATGAGACCGGAATTGAAAAAATTGCTCGATAGTTTGCTCACGTAGGAGTCACTCAcgtttccattttattttcttttccctttttctttactcgatCTAGGATCTTCGTTATTCGAATAGAAAAACATCAACGCtaaaatgaattgaaattCATCGTAGAAtgaatttcttcaaatttaacatttaatcgACCATAATCAAAAGTAATCTATTAAAACGGATCATTCATAAAACTcgaactaaaaaagaaataaaaaaaaaaaaaaaaaaactcttttAGACGacggatattaaaaataattattaaagtaatattaatcgaaaattatttctcttcgtttattattataatattaaataacctGTAATTAAATGTATCTATATGATAAAGACAGatcgaatattaaaatgtatatatatatatatatatatatatatatatatatatatatattcacgatTTACCTAAATTCaagaaatgtgaaaaaatctgaaaatatttctgaCACATGAAAACTTTTAACGTGAATTAGTTGCATCGatgattacattttataaggataattgaaataagaaaatatgaaaatgtataataacattatcgaTCTATCATTGTTACCTTCGATGACATGAACCATGACGTATGCCGGCTTTGCGTTGCTCGCCTTGCACGTGTAGTTACCTCCGTGCGTCGGCTTCGTTTTGTTTACCATCAAAATGGAGCCACTCTTCGTGAGCTCAACTTTAACACCGGGCTCGGCGTCGTAGTTTATCATGCGTCCTTGACGATACCAGAACACGTACTGGGGCAGCTCCGTAGCTGCCATAAGTTGGCACTCCAAGCGCAAACTGGAACCCTGCTTTACGTGTAAATCTGGCGCACCCGGTATTATCGAGTACGCCTCCGTGATTTTCAAGCGTGTGAAGCTCCGTTGTATGGGATGTGACGTCACCTGAAACGCCaacataaaatttcattttcatcgctTCGAGCGTTTCCCCGATAATTTTCAACTTTTCACGTGATACACATACCAATCGCTACATACacggaatatttatatttatatttatatttatatttatattcatatttatattatatactatatgtatgtatatatatatatatatatttctttttgcttttcctatccttttatttctttttttttttttcctttttttttccttctttcttttctttcttcttcattctttgtttttaaacTGCCAAGAATAAATTTactatagaattatttttatcaatagaattatttttacaataataaaagaatagaaatcgTTTCAAGCTAGTCTATTTTATGGCTGACCTTTTGGTCAACAAGGTGAAGCATAGGTTAATGTCCATTGTCTTCGAACGTCCATTGTTAAAGCTTCCCGAGCTAATTTGACATTTACCTGACATTATCGGCCAACATAATATAACGATGttaaatcatataattttctacatttatgaaaattcaattttgattttatagaagtgcaaaaaaaaaaaaaaagatttaccaagaatagaaaatgtaagatagatttttaacataaaattatttcaaaagtagagttataaaaagttataatatatgaaatgataACTTTTCATGAGAGTACCTGACATTCGTAAATCCCTTCGTCTCCAAGAGTGACCATTTGTATTTGAAGTGCCCAATCTGTATTTGTATGGCGTACGGCAAAACGAGTATCGACCGAATGCCTGTTAGTACCTAGAGTCAATAATTGTCTGTCCTTGCGCCTTAACCATGTGATCTAAAACATAAACATGAGTATCATAACATTTTCAACAaacaacttttcttttcgtataatattttccataGGATAGAacaagctatatatatatatatacatatatatatatgtgtgtgtgtgtgtgtgtgtgtgtgtgtgtgttgtcgTAAGAGAATTGAGGGTTTACGAGCGggcataaaatatattggatctttctatattttcctATTCCACCATAGAACTCAATATGTTAACATTgatctatttcctttttctctttttctatattgtcGTTACcaatcattgattttatatatatatatatatatatatatatatatatatatattgtttacaaTATTACAAATGTCAAGAATATCTAAATCTTCTTATATTCTTCATTTctgaaaatttaaaattatttaattatttcgttgaacgaatgtaaaacaaaatatataaagattcgAACAATTAAATCGTACATTTCATTAAATCCGTctatcaaatgaaaaagaaatggtatATTTCGAAAAACGATTGAATAGAATCACACTACAATATTGAATCGTGAAAATGTAATGCTTAATCCAGGAGTATCTATGTATTCCCGTAAAAAGAGAGTTCGCAAAAAGTATTCGTCAAGCCGATTGAATTCATGGtaaattcgaaaaagagaCGAATCAACGACGGCTGTActgcttttgaaaaaaaaaaaaaaaaaaaaaaaaaagaaaagaaaaaaacacgaaaaagaaaaaacaaaacaaaaaaaaaagatgaaagaagaaaaaaagaagaaatagagaaaagatacGTGGATACGCCATTTTTCATGGTTGgacgtaaaaattaatacaccTCGATGCAAAGAACCATCGGTACGTTGAAAAAGGGGGcacacgttttttttttttttttttttttaccatttctCTTGACGATTAATCTCAAACAGCCGAGCTTGAACCGaacgtatttttctttgtatccattgaaattatttttttcgttctctctctctctctctctctctctctctctctctgtttctctatttctttctcctcccccATATCCCACCCCATTATTTTTCTACCAATGAACACATTGAAATGTATTCATTtgttttgatttataaaagaaaacgaacgaatgaaaattttcgaatgaaatattacgataagATTTTATAACAATCTCGTATAGTCTCCGTcaaattaatacattaattaacTGATT
Protein-coding regions in this window:
- the LOC124956670 gene encoding igLON family member 5-like, translated to MKTLLILVGLLLEIHLYFTESHAKHQQESSSKNIVEPLNGLEGKGDDVLEGPISEVVAQSGGKAVLPCKITDPGAGTITWLRRKDRQLLTLGTNRHSVDTRFAVRHTNTDWALQIQMVTLGDEGIYECQVTSHPIQRSFTRLKITEAYSIIPGAPDLHVKQGSSLRLECQLMAATELPQYVFWYRQGRMINYDAEPGVKVELTKSGSILMVNKTKPTHGGNYTCKASNAKPAYVMVHVIEEEEKPAAMHGGDRRNLSPAILASNFLVSLLAAVSWRIPSFTSLYPT